From the genome of Fundulus heteroclitus isolate FHET01 unplaced genomic scaffold, MU-UCD_Fhet_4.1 scaffold_504, whole genome shotgun sequence:
AAATTGGTTTGTAGAAGGAGGGGAGACAGTGTCGTACTGGTGCAGAGGAAGTGAGGATATCCACTGAGGCTGAGCTTGGTCAGGAGATTGGTGGAGTTAATGATTGTCTCCTTCGGTCCTTCTTTTCCTAGTGGAAGTTGTGGATCGGCAAAATGTTGGAGGGTGAACTGGCAGGTGGTGAGAGAGCAACGAGTTATCGAGGAGCACTTGAGCcaggagagcagagagaggagtGGTGTAGAGGTTCTTAAGGAGAGTTCTGAAAAAAGAGACAGGGAATGAATAAAAATACGTTGGAATCCAATGTCTGAGAATCGACAAAGACAAACAGATTTCTCTAAGGAAGGGACAGcaacaagaaatgtaaaatttcaaGAAGTCCATGATATACAGAAGAGTAATGTCTGATTACCACTTgtgtgagcagaacatctgaagtctcccTCAGGAAACTCGGTCCTATTTAAGGTGAGACATAGGTGGGTtagtatctgaaactgaaatgggttgaGAACCGGTTGTAGAAGGAGGGGAGACAGTGTCGTACTAGTGCAGAGGAAGTGAGGATATCCACTGAGGCTGAGTTTGGTCAGGAGATTGGTGGAGTTAGTAATTGTCTCCTTCGGTCCTTCTTTTCCTTGTGGACGTTGTGGATTGGCAaaatgttggagggtggactggCAGGTGGTGAGAGAGTGATGAGTTATCGTGGAGCACTTGAGCCaggagagcagacagaggagTGGTGTAGAGGTTCTTAAGGAGAGCTCTGAAAAAAGACACAGGACATGAATAACAATACGTTGGAATCCAATGTCTGAGAAATGACAAAGACAAACAGATTTCTCTAAGGGAGGGACAGCAACAAGAAATGTAAGATTTCAAGAAGTCCATGATACACAGAGGAGTAGTGTCTGATTACCACTTgtgtgagcagaacatctgaagtctcccTCAGGAAACTCCATCCTATTTAAGGTGAGACATAGGTGGGTtagtatctgaaactgaaatgggttgaGAACAGGTTGTAGAAGGAGGAGAGACAGTGTCGTACTAGTGCAGAGGAAGTGAGGATATCCACTGAGGCTGAGGTTGGTCAGGAGATTGGTGGAGTTAATGATTGTCTCCTTTGGTCCTTCGTTTCCTAGTGGAAGTTGTGTATCGGCTAAATGTTGGAAGGTTAACTGGCAAGTGGTGAGAGAGCGATGAGTTATCGAGGAACCCTTGAGCcaggagagcagagagaggatCGGTGTAGATGTTCTTAAGGAGAGTTCAGAAAAAAGACACAGGGGATGAATAACAATACGTTGGAATCCAATGTCTGACCATcgacaataaaaacagatttctctaagggagggacagcaacaagaaatgtaggaattCAAGAAATCTATGATACACAGAAGAGTAGTGCCTGATTACCACTTgtgtgagcagaacatctgaagtctcccTCAGGAAACTCGGTCCTAT
Proteins encoded in this window:
- the LOC118560889 gene encoding uncharacterized protein LOC118560889 → MFCSHKALLENLYTAPLSALLAQFQILTHLYLTLNRTGFPEGDFRCSAHTSELSLRTSTPLLCLLSWLKCSTITHHSLTTCQSTLQHFANPQRPQGKEGPKETITNSTNLLTKLSLSGYPHFLCTSTTLSPLLLQPVLNPFQFQILTHLCLTLNRTEFPEGDFRCSAHTSELSLRTSTPLLSLLSWLKCSSITRCSLTTCQFTLQHFADPQLPLGKEGPKETIINSTNLLTKLSLSGYPHFLCTRLGFPKGVFTFTRDN